From Phragmitibacter flavus, the proteins below share one genomic window:
- the tatC gene encoding twin-arginine translocase subunit TatC has product MFNWLFTKVVKLREKVAVDLGQTDQEKPFLDHLDDLRKMIVRMAVTLLVAAIVAFTYADKLLAIIRQPLVMAGLEQKVSIVSLKITGGFMTAMNISLVAAVIISFPLLLYFLLQFVLPGMHNTEKKVLFPAIGVGAGLFALGVVFAYYVVAPRAILFFYEFGVAFIYSGDPTTEGAPPPIYPWELVEYVKFVCQFVIIFGICFELPVVVMALVKLDILNYKVMKTSRSWAAVIICVVSAVITPTQDAMTLALLAVPMYILYEICIWLAWGMEKRDRKLYPEFYKDRDEDEKALEVTEDWDNDEYNPWSGSDNSDDDDDDHGDSGSSTKPKSPSPSSSPSPATEPPPAPTPDEGPAPTSSEPLAPETPPSDDAANDPYSQDNVEKRNLD; this is encoded by the coding sequence ATGTTTAACTGGTTATTTACGAAAGTCGTCAAACTCCGCGAAAAAGTCGCCGTGGATCTCGGTCAAACCGACCAGGAAAAACCCTTTCTCGATCACCTCGACGACCTGCGCAAAATGATCGTGCGGATGGCAGTCACGCTTCTGGTAGCCGCCATCGTCGCCTTCACTTACGCCGATAAACTTCTCGCGATCATCCGGCAGCCCCTGGTCATGGCCGGCCTGGAACAAAAAGTCAGCATCGTTTCCCTCAAAATCACCGGCGGTTTCATGACCGCCATGAACATTTCCCTCGTTGCCGCCGTCATCATTTCCTTCCCGCTGTTGCTCTATTTTCTCCTCCAATTTGTGCTTCCCGGTATGCACAACACCGAGAAAAAGGTGCTTTTTCCTGCCATTGGCGTGGGTGCCGGACTGTTCGCTCTCGGCGTCGTATTTGCCTACTACGTGGTCGCGCCGCGGGCCATTCTGTTTTTCTACGAATTTGGTGTCGCTTTCATCTATTCAGGCGATCCGACCACAGAAGGAGCCCCTCCGCCCATCTACCCGTGGGAACTGGTCGAATACGTCAAATTCGTCTGTCAGTTTGTCATCATCTTCGGCATTTGCTTCGAGCTCCCGGTGGTCGTCATGGCCTTGGTGAAACTGGACATCCTTAATTACAAGGTCATGAAGACCTCCCGTAGTTGGGCCGCCGTTATCATCTGCGTGGTTTCTGCCGTCATCACCCCCACTCAGGACGCCATGACCCTCGCCCTGCTGGCGGTCCCGATGTATATTCTTTACGAGATCTGTATCTGGCTTGCCTGGGGCATGGAAAAACGCGATCGCAAACTCTACCCTGAGTTTTACAAAGACCGCGACGAAGACGAAAAAGCGCTCGAAGTCACCGAAGATTGGGACAACGACGAATACAATCCCTGGTCCGGCAGCGACAACAGCGATGACGATGACGACGACCACGGTGACTCAGGCTCCTCGACCAAACCGAAGTCTCCCTCGCCATCCTCCTCACCTTCACCCGCCACGGAACCACCTCCAGCTCCAACTCCCGATGAAGGACCGGCCCCAACTTCCTCCGAACCACTCGCGCCCGAAACACCCCCATCGGACGACGCCGCCAACGATCCCTATTCGCAAGACAACGTCGAAAAACGCAACCTGGACTAA
- a CDS encoding NUDIX domain-containing protein, translated as MPPPAPQPQGNTSPSSDTTHHLFVPYTPQVPLATPTRNLPHWQHPDATYFVTFRLADSLPAHLLAQWQQERKNWLSHHPEPWTGQTIAEYQTRFHETRETWLDQGHGSCTLRDPSLSNIVASALQHFHEDRYLLDQFVIMPNHAHLILKPLPGQSLSKILQSIKWFTAREINRALNRSGPFWMDESYDHIIRDWNELNRFRQYIQQNPEKARLNPSAYNLGTQQTLLQAVDSDLCDTGLQPVGEPGILPDAGPNASTPPFPPQAPHPAGSMPAPPTGSKPVSPPPCAPKICDTGLQPVGEPGILPGTNVSTTAPPPHTPRPAGSMPAPPTGSKPVSQVPTFPLCHIGDHGSWKKLPGEMVYNGRYVQIEECPFLTPARPTTPVDWTVAHRKSAIAVAPITEDGHFILIHQERLPVMRSLWEFPAGQIDEAETHEAILHTLHRELDEESGCELLPGGTITPLGWFFGSQGFTQEHVYLFTAHPVHQVREPQPVGDEHIGEVRLVTPAELREMVATGEIQDALTLALFARMAARGII; from the coding sequence ATGCCCCCTCCAGCTCCACAGCCTCAAGGCAACACCTCCCCAAGTTCAGACACCACCCACCACCTTTTCGTCCCCTACACCCCCCAAGTCCCTCTCGCCACCCCCACCCGCAACCTCCCCCACTGGCAACACCCTGACGCCACCTACTTCGTTACCTTTCGCCTGGCCGACTCCCTTCCCGCCCACCTTCTTGCCCAATGGCAGCAAGAGCGCAAAAATTGGCTCTCCCATCACCCGGAACCTTGGACTGGCCAAACCATTGCCGAATACCAAACCCGCTTCCATGAAACCCGTGAAACTTGGCTCGACCAAGGACATGGCTCCTGCACTCTGCGCGATCCCTCCCTTTCGAACATTGTCGCCTCCGCACTGCAGCATTTTCACGAAGATCGCTATCTCCTCGATCAGTTCGTTATCATGCCGAACCATGCTCACCTGATTCTAAAGCCTCTTCCCGGCCAGTCCCTCTCCAAAATTTTGCAGTCCATCAAATGGTTCACCGCCCGCGAAATCAATCGCGCCCTCAACCGCTCCGGTCCTTTTTGGATGGACGAAAGCTACGACCACATCATCCGCGACTGGAACGAGCTCAATCGTTTCCGTCAATACATTCAACAGAATCCCGAGAAAGCTAGGCTGAATCCAAGTGCCTACAATTTGGGAACCCAGCAAACTCTCCTACAAGCCGTTGATTCCGACCTCTGTGACACAGGCTTGCAGCCTGTGGGTGAGCCGGGCATTCTGCCCGACGCTGGCCCGAACGCCTCCACACCCCCATTCCCTCCCCAAGCTCCCCACCCGGCAGGCAGCATGCCTGCCCCACCCACAGGCTCAAAGCCTGTGTCACCACCACCCTGTGCCCCCAAAATTTGTGACACAGGCTTGCAGCCTGTGGGTGAGCCGGGCATTCTGCCCGGCACGAATGTCTCCACGACCGCACCCCCGCCCCATACTCCCCGCCCGGCAGGCAGCATGCCTGCCCCACCCACAGGCTCAAAGCCTGTGTCACAGGTGCCCACCTTCCCCCTTTGCCACATCGGAGACCACGGCAGTTGGAAAAAACTCCCCGGCGAAATGGTCTACAATGGTCGCTACGTGCAGATCGAAGAATGCCCTTTCCTCACCCCCGCACGCCCCACCACCCCCGTCGACTGGACCGTTGCCCATCGCAAATCCGCCATTGCCGTGGCCCCCATCACCGAGGACGGACACTTCATCCTCATCCATCAGGAACGCCTTCCCGTCATGCGCTCGCTGTGGGAATTTCCTGCCGGGCAAATCGACGAGGCCGAAACCCACGAAGCCATCCTGCACACCCTGCATCGCGAACTCGATGAAGAAAGCGGCTGCGAACTCCTCCCCGGTGGCACCATCACCCCTCTCGGCTGGTTCTTTGGCTCGCAGGGATTCACTCAAGAACACGTCTACCTCTTCACCGCCCACCCGGTTCATCAGGTCCGCGAACCCCAGCCCGTCGGCGACGAACACATTGGTGAAGTCCGACTCGTCACCCCGGCCGAATTGCGCGAAATGGTCGCGACCGGTGAAATTCAGGATGCCCTTACGCTCGCATTGTTTGCAAGAATGGCCGCACGAGGCATCATCTAG
- the argH gene encoding argininosuccinate lyase: MWKGRFQQPTSALVQRYGESVSFDWRLYAHDIRGSIAHAKGLEKIGILTTDERQSIEDGLLGIKADIDAGSFTWSIELEDVHMNIESELTKRIGPAGAKLHTARSRNDQVATDIRLYTRDAIDQISHLTRDLQRALVECATRGQDAIMPGYTHLQRGQPVYFAHHLLAYVEMLDRDASRLADTRKRLNVLPLGSGALAGSTIIIDREFVAQQLDFDSVTQNSMDAVSDRDFAAELLFDIALLGVHLSRLSEDIILWASAEFGFIALADAHTTGSSLMPQKKNPDVAELTRGKSARLIGNLTALLTLLKGLPMTYNRDMQEDKEPLFDSLDTINLALEVFAEMVSGMDVNREKTAAAASDPLLLATDLADYLVTHGVPFRQAHEVIGKLVHHCLEVGTTFHDLTVADYQQFSPAFESDVTTVLQMDVALAARQGIGAPSPKNVASRLAQWRETLSV, from the coding sequence ATGTGGAAAGGCCGATTTCAACAACCGACCAGCGCGCTCGTGCAGCGTTATGGTGAATCCGTATCATTCGACTGGCGACTCTACGCCCACGACATCCGTGGCTCCATCGCCCACGCCAAAGGACTCGAAAAGATCGGCATCCTGACCACCGACGAACGTCAGTCCATCGAAGACGGCCTGCTCGGCATCAAAGCCGACATCGACGCCGGCAGCTTCACATGGAGCATCGAACTCGAAGACGTCCACATGAACATCGAGTCCGAGCTCACCAAACGCATCGGACCCGCCGGAGCCAAGCTCCACACCGCGCGCAGCCGCAACGACCAGGTCGCCACCGACATCCGGCTCTACACCCGCGACGCCATCGACCAGATCTCCCACCTCACCCGCGACCTCCAACGCGCCCTCGTCGAATGCGCCACCCGCGGCCAGGACGCCATCATGCCCGGCTACACCCACCTCCAGCGTGGGCAGCCCGTCTACTTCGCCCACCACCTCCTCGCTTATGTGGAAATGCTCGATCGCGACGCCTCCCGCCTCGCCGACACCCGCAAACGCCTCAACGTCCTCCCCCTCGGCTCCGGCGCTCTCGCCGGCAGCACCATCATCATCGACCGCGAATTCGTCGCCCAACAGCTCGACTTCGACAGCGTCACCCAAAACTCCATGGACGCCGTCAGCGACCGCGATTTCGCCGCTGAACTGCTCTTCGACATCGCCCTCCTCGGCGTCCACCTCAGCCGCCTCAGCGAAGACATCATCCTCTGGGCCTCTGCCGAATTCGGCTTTATTGCCCTTGCCGACGCCCACACCACCGGCAGCTCCCTGATGCCGCAGAAAAAGAACCCTGATGTCGCCGAACTCACCCGTGGCAAATCCGCCCGTCTCATTGGCAACCTTACCGCTCTGCTCACGCTCTTGAAAGGTCTCCCCATGACCTACAACCGCGACATGCAGGAGGACAAGGAACCCCTCTTTGACTCCCTCGACACCATCAATCTCGCCCTCGAAGTCTTCGCCGAAATGGTCAGCGGCATGGACGTCAACCGCGAAAAAACCGCCGCCGCCGCCAGCGACCCCCTCCTCCTTGCCACTGACCTCGCCGACTACCTCGTGACCCATGGTGTCCCCTTCCGTCAGGCGCACGAAGTCATCGGCAAGCTCGTGCATCACTGCCTTGAAGTCGGCACCACCTTCCACGACCTCACCGTCGCCGATTACCAACAATTCAGCCCCGCCTTCGAATCCGACGTCACCACCGTCTTGCAAATGGACGTCGCCCTCGCCGCCCGTCAAGGCATCGGCGCCCCCTCCCCCAAAAACGTCGCCTCCCGCCTCGCCCAATGGCGTGAAACCCTCAGTGTGTGA
- a CDS encoding Fur family transcriptional regulator — MMTETVRKQLDQFLTNKGLRRTKQRDVIVEAAFGTTEHFNAEELHDMVRKIDRSVSRATVYRTLGLLVECKLLHEVDLGRDQTYYDPNFLDKPEHNHLICQDCDRVVEFEDDHITLLEDCITKRLGFTPSGKSIRITANCDELARTGQCTRTGGCGHGHDHEHVVTH; from the coding sequence ATGATGACCGAGACCGTCCGCAAGCAGCTTGATCAATTTCTGACCAACAAGGGGCTTCGCCGCACCAAGCAGCGTGACGTCATCGTGGAAGCCGCTTTCGGCACCACCGAACACTTCAACGCCGAAGAACTGCATGACATGGTGCGCAAGATCGACCGCAGTGTCTCCCGCGCCACCGTCTACCGAACCCTCGGTCTGCTCGTCGAATGCAAACTTCTTCACGAAGTCGACCTCGGCCGCGACCAGACCTACTACGATCCCAATTTCCTCGACAAACCCGAGCACAATCACCTCATCTGCCAGGACTGTGACCGTGTGGTTGAGTTCGAAGACGACCACATCACCCTCCTTGAGGACTGCATCACCAAACGCCTTGGCTTCACCCCCTCCGGCAAAAGCATCCGCATCACCGCCAACTGCGACGAACTCGCCCGCACCGGTCAATGCACCCGCACCGGTGGCTGCGGTCACGGTCACGACCACGAACACGTGGTGACCCACTAA
- a CDS encoding exosortase/archaeosortase family protein, with product MVAAEGVSSISRVSDGLKWERWLALGAGVLAFVVWFVWWPYQHWTFEERVSVLSGWVKILMLGSNSEWQFCLVVPLIAGFLVYRQRATLGRVPVNGSWLGVPVLLASGVLFWLGYKVDTGYLGYAALQLSVAGIILLMGGKEWMRLLFVPWVFLVFAWPLFPLDTLLAAKLKIPTAWIAEKLLTVVGIGAVREGSAIQSLADFGAGIKQGERFTLDIADSCSGMRSLYALIMVAVLYSFMALNRTVPRILLSLSAIPLAVAGNVVRLLLLTVASLVMGQEWAVGKQVDGQQVDSFFHLLAGFMVFGVALAGMFGLATWLEGRHWKRVRLVEPKLEVKSGGVGDGMTKVLVNAGLLFASVGAALGLCAMTPEQPVLREAGFAPQLPEWVGGYHGEMKEMSYQERMNFDPTVTLLRRAYTAPGARPVTATIVISGEMKRTLHSPEVCMPNQGWTVNALQPVEVKLDNGMVINANVMRLFRDVEVAEGKKVRMRVLNLTWYQGSNGYSTPGYNISHFMNYRDAILFGYNHRWSQASFFMEVHATEVGVDDPLGEIIAIEELKDFAQTVASQFVKVPAS from the coding sequence ATGGTTGCTGCTGAGGGGGTATCGTCGATTTCACGCGTGTCGGATGGCTTGAAATGGGAACGCTGGCTGGCATTGGGAGCCGGGGTGCTGGCTTTTGTGGTTTGGTTTGTCTGGTGGCCGTATCAGCATTGGACGTTTGAAGAACGGGTGAGTGTGTTGTCGGGGTGGGTGAAGATTTTGATGCTGGGAAGCAATTCGGAATGGCAGTTTTGCCTGGTGGTGCCGTTGATCGCAGGATTTCTGGTTTATCGTCAGAGGGCAACGCTGGGGAGAGTTCCGGTAAATGGTTCGTGGTTGGGGGTGCCGGTGCTTCTGGCTTCAGGGGTGCTATTTTGGCTGGGTTACAAGGTGGACACGGGGTATTTGGGTTACGCGGCGCTGCAGTTGAGTGTGGCGGGGATCATATTGTTGATGGGGGGAAAGGAATGGATGCGCTTGTTGTTCGTTCCTTGGGTGTTTTTGGTTTTTGCATGGCCGCTGTTTCCTTTGGACACACTGCTCGCGGCCAAGTTGAAGATTCCGACTGCTTGGATCGCAGAAAAATTGCTGACCGTGGTAGGGATCGGGGCGGTGCGGGAAGGATCGGCAATCCAGTCGCTGGCGGATTTCGGAGCGGGGATCAAACAAGGGGAGCGGTTCACCCTGGATATTGCGGATTCGTGCAGCGGGATGCGGTCGCTGTATGCGCTGATCATGGTGGCGGTTTTGTATAGTTTCATGGCATTGAACCGCACGGTGCCGAGGATATTGCTGTCGTTGAGTGCGATTCCCCTGGCAGTGGCAGGGAACGTGGTGCGGTTGTTGTTGCTGACGGTGGCGAGCCTGGTGATGGGGCAGGAATGGGCGGTGGGCAAACAGGTGGATGGTCAGCAGGTGGATTCGTTTTTCCATTTGCTGGCGGGATTCATGGTGTTTGGTGTCGCACTGGCGGGGATGTTTGGCCTGGCAACGTGGCTGGAAGGCCGACATTGGAAGCGCGTGAGATTGGTGGAGCCGAAGCTGGAAGTGAAAAGTGGCGGTGTCGGCGATGGGATGACCAAGGTGCTGGTGAATGCAGGATTACTGTTTGCGTCCGTGGGGGCGGCTTTGGGGCTGTGTGCGATGACGCCCGAACAGCCGGTTTTGCGCGAAGCCGGATTTGCTCCGCAGCTGCCGGAATGGGTGGGGGGGTATCACGGTGAGATGAAGGAAATGAGCTACCAGGAGCGGATGAATTTTGATCCGACCGTGACCTTGTTGCGACGGGCTTACACGGCTCCGGGGGCGAGGCCGGTGACAGCGACAATTGTGATCAGCGGGGAGATGAAACGCACGTTGCATTCCCCTGAGGTTTGCATGCCGAACCAGGGTTGGACGGTGAATGCCTTGCAGCCGGTGGAAGTGAAGTTGGACAATGGCATGGTGATCAACGCGAACGTGATGCGCTTGTTCCGGGATGTGGAGGTTGCGGAAGGGAAAAAGGTGCGCATGCGGGTGTTGAATTTGACGTGGTATCAGGGGTCCAACGGCTACTCGACACCGGGATACAACATCAGCCATTTTATGAACTACCGGGATGCGATCCTGTTTGGATACAATCACCGTTGGAGTCAGGCGTCGTTTTTCATGGAGGTGCATGCGACGGAGGTGGGCGTGGACGATCCGCTCGGGGAAATCATTGCGATTGAGGAATTGAAGGATTTTGCGCAGACGGTGGCGTCGCAATTCGTCAAAGTCCCGGCATCGTGA
- a CDS encoding aminopeptidase: MHDPRIDLLAKQLVRYSTQVQKGEKVLLDCYDTPPAVALALIRAVVAAKAIPVVKLHDATVTRELMKHATPEGYEMLAKNNLDLMKEMDAYIAVRGSHNITEMSDVPAAKMQLVMDKLRPVINERVNHTKWCVLRWPTAAMAQQAGMSSEAFEDFFFRVCLLDYKALLPAMNALKKYMDAASKVHIKGPGTDLTFSLKGLKAIACGGTHNIPDGEVFSAPVKNSVEGVVSYNAPTVYQGMAFDNVRLEFKEGKIVNATSNNTKALNKVLDSDEGARYIGEFAIGFNREIREPMRDILFDEKIAGSFHFTPGQAYEGVADNGNRSSVHWDLVCIQRPDYGGGEIWFDDTLIRKNGKFLPKDLQKLN; the protein is encoded by the coding sequence ATGCACGATCCACGCATCGACCTTCTTGCCAAACAGCTCGTCCGCTACTCCACCCAGGTGCAGAAAGGCGAGAAGGTGTTGTTGGATTGTTATGACACACCGCCCGCAGTGGCTTTGGCATTGATTCGTGCGGTGGTGGCCGCGAAGGCGATCCCGGTGGTGAAGCTGCATGATGCGACGGTGACCCGGGAATTGATGAAGCACGCGACGCCCGAGGGGTATGAGATGCTGGCGAAGAACAATCTGGATCTGATGAAGGAGATGGACGCCTACATCGCGGTGCGCGGTAGTCACAACATCACCGAGATGTCGGATGTGCCGGCGGCGAAGATGCAGCTGGTGATGGACAAGCTGCGTCCGGTGATCAATGAGCGGGTCAACCATACCAAGTGGTGTGTGTTGCGCTGGCCGACGGCGGCGATGGCGCAGCAGGCGGGGATGAGCTCCGAGGCGTTTGAAGATTTCTTTTTCCGGGTGTGTTTGCTGGACTACAAAGCGCTTCTGCCAGCGATGAATGCGCTGAAAAAATACATGGACGCGGCGAGCAAGGTTCACATCAAGGGCCCGGGCACCGATTTGACTTTCAGTTTGAAAGGGCTCAAGGCGATCGCTTGCGGTGGCACGCACAACATCCCTGATGGCGAAGTGTTTTCGGCTCCGGTGAAGAACAGCGTTGAAGGCGTCGTGAGCTACAATGCGCCGACGGTGTATCAAGGCATGGCCTTTGACAACGTGCGGCTGGAGTTCAAGGAGGGCAAGATTGTGAATGCAACGAGCAACAACACCAAGGCCTTGAACAAGGTGCTCGACAGCGACGAAGGGGCCCGATACATTGGTGAATTTGCCATTGGATTTAACCGCGAGATTCGCGAGCCGATGCGCGACATTTTGTTTGATGAGAAGATTGCCGGTTCATTCCATTTCACGCCGGGTCAGGCCTATGAAGGTGTGGCGGACAACGGCAACCGCAGTTCGGTGCATTGGGATCTGGTGTGCATTCAGCGTCCGGATTACGGTGGCGGTGAAATCTGGTTTGATGACACCTTGATCCGCAAGAACGGGAAGTTTCTGCCGAAGGATTTGCAGAAGCTCAACTGA
- a CDS encoding LysM peptidoglycan-binding domain-containing protein, with amino-acid sequence MEKILKQVVRAGAGLVIVVALASCSSGNKKKGLPTNLPNISLSSTSATPPHNMPSYAYPFDSSGTYVSAWAAEGERRSGRSGAANNSDVQRWTGSHGSSRTASRSSSSSKPRVTTTTKRKTTSSSGSRSHVVKKGDTLYGLARRYGSTVAKIKSASGLRSDLLRPGMTLRIPR; translated from the coding sequence ATGGAGAAAATTTTGAAACAGGTGGTCCGCGCTGGCGCGGGTTTGGTGATCGTCGTGGCGTTGGCGAGTTGTTCTTCCGGCAACAAGAAGAAGGGGTTGCCGACGAACCTGCCGAACATCTCGCTGAGTTCAACGTCGGCGACACCACCGCATAACATGCCGAGCTATGCCTATCCGTTTGATTCCAGCGGCACCTATGTGTCGGCCTGGGCGGCGGAAGGGGAACGGCGTTCGGGTCGATCAGGAGCCGCCAACAACAGCGATGTGCAGCGCTGGACTGGTTCACATGGTTCATCCAGGACGGCGTCGAGAAGTTCGAGTTCGAGCAAGCCTAGGGTGACGACCACCACCAAACGCAAGACGACTTCTTCAAGTGGCAGTCGTTCGCATGTGGTGAAGAAGGGCGACACCCTGTATGGCCTGGCGCGGCGTTATGGTTCGACGGTGGCGAAGATCAAGTCGGCCAGCGGTTTGCGTTCCGACCTGCTTCGGCCAGGGATGACGCTGAGAATTCCCCGATAG
- a CDS encoding N-acetylmuramoyl-L-alanine amidase, producing MNCFGTAMIAGMVRRKAVLLVVGLGLAMVASASAFSVVVIDPGHGGSDPGTRWHGLVEKNLALDVAKRVDEILRGEGVPTVMTRRTDRTVSLDARAGMANRFANSLLVSIHFNANRIQGISGYETFYRSAKGKTIALTLQKAMGEKIKGRNRGVKNYDFAVLTRTKGPAVLIECAFISNRTEANRVQTAAHRQALALGIANGIIRSRKLW from the coding sequence ATGAACTGCTTTGGAACGGCAATGATCGCGGGGATGGTGAGGCGGAAGGCGGTGCTGTTGGTCGTTGGGCTGGGCCTGGCGATGGTGGCCTCGGCCTCGGCCTTTTCGGTGGTGGTGATCGATCCGGGTCATGGCGGAAGTGATCCGGGGACGCGGTGGCATGGGTTGGTGGAGAAAAATCTTGCTTTGGATGTGGCAAAGCGGGTGGACGAGATTCTGCGCGGAGAAGGCGTGCCGACGGTGATGACGCGGCGCACAGACCGGACGGTTTCGCTGGATGCGCGGGCGGGCATGGCGAACCGGTTTGCCAATTCGCTGCTGGTGAGCATTCACTTCAATGCCAACCGGATTCAGGGCATCAGTGGGTATGAAACCTTTTACCGGAGCGCGAAGGGCAAGACGATCGCGTTGACGCTGCAGAAGGCGATGGGCGAGAAGATCAAGGGACGAAACCGCGGGGTGAAAAATTACGATTTTGCGGTGCTGACGCGGACCAAAGGACCGGCCGTGTTGATCGAATGTGCCTTCATCAGCAACCGGACGGAAGCCAACCGGGTGCAGACGGCGGCTCATCGCCAGGCGCTGGCATTGGGGATTGCGAACGGGATCATCCGTTCGCGCAAGTTGTGGTAG
- a CDS encoding dihydrofolate reductase, whose protein sequence is MQTHPRLTLIAAVDQNRLLANEHGIPWHLPLDVEHFRSVTRNQWLLLGRRTYEEMRDWFKPAHTPLTLTSRTEWHPEHGKAIASVEAALRLARDHHASELICCGGAKTYAAALPFAQRLIITQVHHRFPPASHPVYFPPWNQEIWHQTDLVHHPADQQNPWSLDIITFDRAPTTTAAPTTTCANG, encoded by the coding sequence ATGCAAACGCACCCGCGACTCACCTTAATCGCGGCCGTCGATCAGAACCGACTCCTCGCCAACGAACACGGCATCCCCTGGCATCTGCCTCTCGACGTCGAACACTTTCGATCCGTCACCCGCAATCAATGGCTCCTTCTCGGACGTCGCACCTACGAAGAAATGCGCGACTGGTTCAAGCCAGCCCACACCCCGCTCACCTTGACCAGCCGAACCGAGTGGCACCCTGAACACGGCAAAGCCATCGCCTCCGTCGAGGCCGCCCTGCGTCTCGCCCGCGATCACCACGCCTCCGAACTTATCTGCTGCGGCGGCGCAAAAACCTACGCCGCCGCACTCCCCTTCGCCCAACGCCTGATCATCACGCAAGTCCATCACCGCTTTCCTCCCGCCAGCCATCCCGTGTATTTCCCGCCTTGGAATCAGGAGATTTGGCATCAAACCGACCTCGTCCATCATCCTGCCGACCAGCAAAATCCCTGGTCTTTGGACATCATCACTTTTGATCGGGCTCCAACCACCACGGCTGCCCCTACCACAACTTGCGCGAACGGATGA
- a CDS encoding MBL fold metallo-hydrolase, with product MSKSSPDPSSSTPPPRRGRLSLKLRFGKARSVESVAASVNGNGNGNHVGLLPSRGWQKRNIQFINEVLIPHFLATRLPSSPSSLLAGLELNQTGVTWLGHAGFLIHIGGQNILVDPNWALWHGPVKRISHPSLTSRLLPYIDLVLITHAHFDHLHLPSLRAIAAGQPIIVPKGVGNVVKNCAFSKIIELEYWKTASVGDLKITFVPTKHWGARFIHDTYRQFGAYLIQHGDQTIFHCGDSSMFDGFEEIGKHASIDVALMPIGAYRAPSGRAVHMNPEEAIEAADMMGASHLIPMHFGTFPLGGEPIQEPAIRLVESAARLGWENRVQLLPEGQTTIFSR from the coding sequence ATGTCAAAATCATCGCCCGATCCTTCTTCGAGCACCCCTCCGCCGCGAAGAGGCCGACTGTCGCTCAAGCTCCGATTCGGAAAGGCGCGCAGCGTCGAAAGTGTCGCAGCCTCGGTTAACGGCAACGGCAATGGCAACCATGTGGGACTCTTGCCCAGTCGCGGCTGGCAGAAACGCAACATTCAGTTCATCAACGAAGTCCTCATCCCGCACTTCCTGGCGACCCGGCTTCCCAGCAGTCCCTCCTCCCTGCTTGCCGGACTCGAACTCAACCAAACCGGCGTCACCTGGCTCGGTCACGCGGGGTTTCTCATCCATATCGGCGGTCAAAACATCCTCGTCGATCCCAACTGGGCGCTGTGGCATGGACCGGTCAAACGCATCAGCCATCCGAGCCTCACCAGCCGTCTGCTGCCCTACATCGACCTCGTGCTCATCACCCATGCGCACTTCGATCACCTGCATCTTCCCAGCCTCCGCGCCATCGCCGCCGGACAACCCATCATCGTCCCCAAAGGCGTTGGCAACGTCGTCAAAAACTGTGCGTTCAGCAAAATCATCGAACTCGAATACTGGAAAACTGCCTCAGTCGGCGATCTGAAAATCACCTTCGTTCCCACCAAACACTGGGGAGCCCGTTTCATCCACGACACCTACCGGCAGTTCGGTGCCTATCTCATCCAACACGGCGACCAGACCATTTTTCATTGTGGCGACAGCTCCATGTTTGACGGGTTTGAGGAAATCGGCAAACACGCCAGCATCGACGTCGCCCTCATGCCCATCGGAGCCTACCGCGCCCCCAGCGGACGAGCCGTTCACATGAATCCTGAGGAAGCCATCGAAGCCGCCGACATGATGGGAGCCAGTCACCTCATCCCGATGCATTTCGGCACCTTCCCATTGGGAGGCGAACCCATCCAGGAACCCGCCATCCGACTGGTCGAATCCGCCGCCAGACTTGGTTGGGAAAACCGCGTGCAACTGCTCCCCGAAGGCCAGACCACGATCTTCAGTCGATAA